One stretch of Podospora bellae-mahoneyi strain CBS 112042 chromosome 2, whole genome shotgun sequence DNA includes these proteins:
- a CDS encoding hypothetical protein (EggNog:ENOG503NVNJ; antiSMASH:Cluster_4; COG:S): MAFPRERCIPKEISPYNIQLSPEDTPGNTHVKVLTQESADKVSELLMVNHVRYHTLFDAVGFHNHTVHHLLTLWALGATPSEVQAMYDLNKPYQALIQYHPASVAAVKLKEPAFFKQCIGNLDYYQDYVRFFQDEIAVRGVPAVVNEYLFKGDELSDDIFARMHSGFLHPMIHLGCGLEFSQPCLVAEALAAGCVHDEWPEWFIFPVEEYLKSNPDVPSKSLLEIVTGLQNDPVIANAVTPDDPLNKISDGLLKKVAKELVPYLASYQVDATPEDLQQKTTAMIHTCAYILGAAQHPGKVEAIDFVMLHMSTLGIFYPTFMAQDWISNENKKRMLQWKAWGDAVMYAGCGCPKLYPERVTGYTPKRPQDGWPELCYRANVYGDDGHISKVIRAMLNTQELPEPVEGFPLAKKDFFKIAHLALDSVERMLEPGQYKVPDKIKKTVAEEMRQDEEIVRVMVRWVRWCGVEGSWDNFPDLVEKSRGEEAVIGDARIAAT; encoded by the exons ATGGCTTTCCCAAGAGAAAGATGCATCCCCAAAGAGATCTCCCCGTATAACATTCAACTTTCGCCTGAAGACACTCCAGGCAATACCCACGTCAAGGTTTTGACCCAAGAAAGCGCAGACAAGGTCTCTGAGCTGCTGATGGTAAATCATGTACGCTACCACACTCTCTTTGATGCCGTGGGCTTCCACA ACCACACCGTGCACCATCTTCTCACACTTTGGGCGCTGGGCGCCACTCCATCAGAGGTGCAGGCCATGTACGATCTCAACAAGCCGTACCAGGCCCTTATCCAATACCATCCAGCGTCAGTAGCTGCGGTTAAACTGAAAGAACCTGCATTCTTCAAGCAGTGCATTGGAAACCTGGACTACTACCAGGACTATGTCCGGTTTTTCCAAGACGAGATTGCCGTGAGGGGGGTCCCGGCTGTCGTGAACGAGTACCTGTTCAAGGGGGATGAGTTATCCGACGATATTTTTGCGCGCATGCATTCTGGCTTTCTTCATCCCATGATCCACCTCGGCTGTGGCCTGGAGTTTAGCCAACCCTGTCTCGTCGCCGAGGCTCTCGCAGCGGGGTGTGTTCATGACGAATGGCCAGAGTGGTTCATCTTCCCAGTGGAGGAATATCTCAAGTCGAACCCGGATGTCCCGTCAAAATCGCTGCTGGAAATCGTCACTGGTCTTCAAAACGACCCCGTCATTGCTAACGCCGTGACACCTGACGACCCCCTCAACAAAATATCTGACGGCCTCTTGAAAAAGGTGGCCAAAGAGCTGGTGCCATATCTGGCCTCATACCAAGTCGATGCAACACCAGAGGACCTCCAACAAAAGACCACCGCCATGATACACACCTGCGCGTACATTCTCGGGGCAGCCCAGCATCCCGGCAAGGTGGAAGCCATCGACTTTGTCATGCTTCACATGTCCACGCTGGGAATCTTCTACCCGACCTTTATGGCACAAGATTGGATCTCCAACGAAAACAAGAAGCGGATGCTGCAGTGGAAGGCTTGGGGAGACGCGGTGATGTATGCCGGGTGCGGATGTCCCAAGCTGTACCCTGAGAGGGTTACTGGGTACACCCCTAAGCGCCCCCAGGACGGCTGGCCAGAACTCTGTTACCGGGCGAATGTCTATGGTGACGATGGACACATTTCCAAGGTCATCCGGGCTATGCTAAACACCCAGGAGCTACCCGAGCCGGTGGAAGGATTCCCCCTGGCGAAGAAGGATTTCTTCAAGATTGCGCATCTGGCTTTGGACTCTGTGGAGAGGATGCTGGAGCCAGGACAGTACAAAGTCCCTGATAAGATCAAAAAGACTGTGGCAGAAGAAATGCGACAAGATGAGGAGATTGTTAGGGTAATGGTGCGGTGGGTGCGTTGGTGCGGTGTGGAAGGATCGTGGGATAACTTCCCGGACCTTGTTGAGAAATCACGGGGTGAGGAGGCAGTGATTGGAGATGCTAGAATCGCTGCGACATAA
- a CDS encoding hypothetical protein (antiSMASH:Cluster_4; EggNog:ENOG503PDKN; COG:S), giving the protein MLVTTLLSAMSTLSRAAPTTTTVDSTELGQGPYHYDFGWTKPFISSCSNKTVDVKFRWSIKGLQYTTSSTFMSPTEEQEQKPSIESTYFSFNLTNPAIGGLARCNTTMSGPIPNAAHVFWCDKWLSVDAGTAGLLGARGPRIQLRFHEKTLLLNDGWRCNEPGQRSNGDIQYSARGLVELEYSQCTGASSVTGDWKPGQIYSQKTIGCRADQIDLKPNYLLGVYSADPFFLVIGEW; this is encoded by the exons ATGCTCGTGACAACCCTTCTTTCCGCCATGTCAACCCTTTCCAGGGCGgcacccaccacaaccaccgtCGACTCAACAGAACTCGGCCAAGGTCCTTACCACTACGACTTCGGCTGGACCAAACCCTTCATCAGCTCCTGCAGCAACAAGACTGTCGATGTCAAGTTCCGCTGGTCCATCAAAGGCCTCCAATacaccacctcttccacatTCATGTCACCCAcggaagaacaagaacagaAGCCCAGCATCGAGTCGACTTACTTCagcttcaacctcaccaaccccgccatcggGGGCCTAGCTCGctgcaacaccaccatgtcCGGGCCGATACCAAACGCGGCCCATGTATTCTGGTGCGACAAGTGGCTTTCAGTCGACGCTGGGACGGCTGGGCTGCTTGGGGCCCGTGGTCCACGGATTCAGCTGAGGTTTCATGAGAAGACGCTGTTGCTTAATGATGGGTGGAGGTGTAATGAGCCAGGGCAGAGAAGCAATGGCGA CATACAATACAGCGCAAGAGGCCTTGTAGAACTGGAATACTCGCAGTGTACTGGGGCATCTTCAGTCACCGGTGACTGGAAGCCCGGTCAGATTTATTCGCAAAAGACAATCGGTTGTCGCGCTGACCAGATCGATCTTAAGCCGAATTATCTACTTGGGGTGTA CTCTGCTGACCCGTTTTTCTTGGTTATTGGGGAGTGGTAA
- the YAR1 gene encoding ankyrin repeat-containing protein (antiSMASH:Cluster_4; EggNog:ENOG503P7TZ; COG:S) yields MASIQFQEEEIDDLIYLARVGDKDELSTLLSEIIARQTTDRIPTPADVLAQAVDESSKNTTLHMASANGHVEIVEYILSQFPTADKDQKQAFLDATNEFGNTALHWAALNGHLPIVKLLVENGASVALANDKNYIPLDLASFSEKIDVVDYFLKEVREMEAENAKEGLGEAVADVKVEGGEENEGSSKGKEKESS; encoded by the exons ATGGCCTCGATCCAAtttcaagaagaagaaatcgaCGACCTCATCTACCTCGCTCGCGTCGGTGACAAAGACGAGCTCTCCACTCTCCTCTCAGAAATCATTGCCCGCCAGACCACCGACAGGATACCCACTCCCGCCGACGTTCTCGCCCAGGCGGTAGACGAGAGCAGCAAGAATACAACCCTGCACATGGCCAGCGCCAACGGTCATGTTG AAATCGTCGAGTACATCCTCTCCCAGTTTCCAACCGCCGACAAAGATCAAAAACAAGCCTTCCTCGACGCCACAAATGAGTTCGGCAACACAGCCCTCCACTGGGCAGCTCTCAACGGCCACCTCCCAATCGTGAAGCTCCTCGTTGAAAATGGTGCGTCTGTTGCGTTGGCAAATGACAAGAACTACATCCCTCTTGACCTGGCGAGCTTCAGCGAGAAGATCGATGTGGTGGATTACTTCCTCAAGGAGGTGCGTGAGATGGAGGCTGAGAATGCAAAGGAGGGTCTTGGGGAAGCTGTGGCGGATGTAAAGGTAGAAGGCGGTGAGGAGAATGAGGGCTCTTCGAaaggaaaggagaaggagtcaAGTTGA